Proteins co-encoded in one Spiroplasma gladiatoris genomic window:
- a CDS encoding DDE-type integrase/transposase/recombinase — translation MTIRDTSYDLFINQVFYDKYSKYGTHRKWGHKKNALKFGLGRKMVLSSMKTQNLVTENCEKSRKWKAYTKKSKDPINTAPNLLKNQETNKIEFIANKMLEKIFLDISECKIKNKKNYLFAYIDIYSRLPLITYFANNQTNEELINSMKLLVDEYDVKNSIIQMDRGSQFRSLIMKEFCNNYNIIQSMTDGYASWQNSIVETFFKSIKQNHYVGYKFEDNGTFINWMKDYIWNYSNNRIINKLKNTPKEIFESNLLKYM, via the coding sequence ATGACCATAAGAGACACAAGTTATGACTTATTTATAAACCAAGTTTTTTACGATAAATATTCAAAATATGGAACTCATCGAAAATGAGGGCACAAAAAAAATGCACTAAAATTTGGTTTAGGTCGAAAAATGGTCTTGAGTTCTATGAAAACACAAAATCTAGTTACTGAAAATTGTGAAAAAAGTAGAAAATGAAAAGCTTATACTAAAAAAAGCAAAGATCCAATAAATACAGCTCCCAATTTATTAAAAAATCAAGAAACAAATAAAATCGAGTTTATTGCAAATAAAATGTTAGAAAAAATTTTTTTAGATATTTCGGAGTGCAAAATAAAAAACAAAAAAAATTACTTATTTGCTTATATAGATATATATTCTAGACTACCTTTAATAACATATTTTGCAAACAATCAAACAAACGAAGAACTTATTAATAGTATGAAACTTTTAGTTGATGAATATGATGTAAAAAACAGCATTATCCAAATGGATAGAGGATCACAATTTAGGAGCTTAATTATGAAAGAATTTTGTAACAATTACAATATTATTCAAAGCATGACAGATGGATATGCTTCTTGACAAAACTCGATAGTAGAAACATTTTTTAAAAGCATAAAACAAAATCATTATGTAGGTTATAAGTTTGAAGATAATGGAACTTTTATAAATTGAATGAAAGATTATATATGAAATTATTCTAATAATAGAATAATAAACAAATTAAAAAATACTCCCAAAGAAATTTTTGAGAGTAATTTGTTAAAATATATGTAG